A genomic region of Pseudomonas sp. RSB 5.4 contains the following coding sequences:
- the hutG gene encoding N-formylglutamate deformylase yields the protein MDKVLSFKQGRVPLLISMPHAGVRLTSAVEAGLIPDAKSLPDTDWHIPQLYDFAEELGASTLAAEYSRFVIDLNRPSDDKPLYAGATTGLYPATLFDGIPLFREGQEPSKAERATYLEQVWTPYHRTLQQELARLKAEFGYALLFDAHSIRSIIPHLFDGKLPDFNLGTFNGASCDPQLAEQLQAICARHGNYSHVLNGRFKGGHITRHYGNPAENIHAVQLELCQSTYMEEFEPFRYRADLAEPTRVVLKELLQGYLAWAKSHYTA from the coding sequence CTGATCAGCATGCCGCATGCCGGTGTGCGCCTGACGTCTGCGGTCGAGGCCGGGCTGATACCGGACGCGAAAAGCCTGCCGGACACCGACTGGCACATTCCGCAGCTCTACGATTTTGCCGAAGAGCTGGGCGCCAGCACCCTGGCGGCCGAGTACTCGCGGTTCGTCATCGACCTCAACCGTCCGTCCGATGACAAGCCGTTGTATGCCGGCGCCACCACAGGCCTGTACCCCGCGACGCTGTTTGACGGTATCCCGTTGTTCCGCGAAGGTCAGGAACCCTCCAAAGCAGAACGCGCAACTTATCTGGAACAGGTCTGGACGCCGTACCACCGCACTCTGCAACAGGAACTGGCGCGGCTGAAAGCCGAGTTCGGCTATGCGCTGCTATTCGACGCGCATTCGATCCGCTCGATCATCCCGCACCTGTTCGACGGCAAACTGCCGGACTTCAACCTCGGCACCTTCAACGGCGCCAGCTGTGATCCGCAATTGGCGGAGCAACTGCAGGCGATCTGCGCCCGGCATGGCAATTACAGCCACGTGCTCAACGGGCGCTTCAAGGGCGGCCACATCACCCGCCATTACGGCAACCCGGCCGAGAACATCCACGCCGTGCAACTGGAGCTGTGCCAGAGCACCTACATGGAAGAGTTCGAACCGTTCCGCTACCGCGCCGATCTGGCGGAGCCGACGCGGGTGGTGCTGAAGGAGTTGCTGCAGGGCTATCTGGCCTGGGCAAAGTCGCACTACACCGCATAA